The following coding sequences are from one Deltaproteobacteria bacterium window:
- a CDS encoding ABC transporter substrate-binding protein, with product MKTPAVFAWFPILLFPSFVAAQSLKEIRVGSSNISVTNVVAFYARDRKFFEAEGFDVKMIIIKTEAALAALSAGDLDYSTLSTSSIEATLKGMPLRVIAITNRHPLLGLVVRKGINSVAELRGKKLSVSSFGGATYGAALYLLKTHGLRPKEDVTILAGGSNSVRIVAVKQGAIDAVLLSSPEDIKAASDGLRILQDVGSDYRLPWGGISAAQAKLRRSPAEAERFVRAVLRTTRAIIEPQNKKDVTGWLGKFFNLDEKVADEFYRRLIPSLNPSGIVERDKIQLVIDSAVDRGLTDKPLDPDMVADFSIVKQLRF from the coding sequence ATGAAAACTCCAGCTGTTTTCGCGTGGTTTCCGATCTTACTTTTCCCCTCTTTTGTTGCGGCACAATCGCTCAAAGAAATTCGTGTCGGTTCGAGCAACATCAGCGTCACCAACGTAGTGGCGTTCTATGCGCGGGATCGAAAGTTTTTCGAAGCCGAAGGTTTCGACGTCAAAATGATCATAATCAAAACCGAGGCGGCGCTGGCGGCGCTGTCTGCGGGCGACTTGGATTATTCGACGTTGAGCACGTCATCCATCGAGGCCACGCTCAAAGGTATGCCGTTGCGCGTGATCGCCATCACCAACCGCCATCCCTTGCTTGGTTTGGTGGTGCGCAAAGGAATCAACAGCGTCGCCGAATTGCGCGGAAAAAAACTTTCAGTGAGCTCCTTCGGCGGCGCCACTTACGGCGCGGCGCTCTACCTACTTAAAACTCATGGGCTCAGACCGAAGGAAGACGTGACTATTCTCGCCGGAGGCTCTAACTCAGTGCGCATCGTGGCGGTGAAACAGGGAGCCATTGACGCCGTGCTTTTAAGTTCGCCGGAAGATATCAAAGCGGCAAGCGACGGATTGCGCATTTTGCAGGATGTCGGCAGCGACTACCGGTTGCCGTGGGGCGGCATCAGCGCGGCTCAGGCCAAGCTCCGCCGCAGCCCAGCGGAGGCAGAGCGATTCGTCCGCGCGGTGTTGCGCACGACCAGGGCGATTATCGAGCCGCAAAATAAAAAAGACGTCACCGGCTGGCTCGGCAAGTTTTTCAATCTCGACGAGAAAGTGGCCGACGAATTTTACCGCCGGCTCATCCCGTCTTTGAATCCCAGCGGCATCGTCGAGCGCGATAAAATCCAACTGGTCATCGACAGCGCCGTGGACCGAGGCTTAACCGATAAACCCCTCGATCCCGACATGGTGGCGGACTTTTCCATCGTCAAGCAATTGCGCTTCTAA
- a CDS encoding ABC transporter substrate-binding protein has protein sequence MSLGIRMIFIFLSAALAAACMPSRARAQSTGKNEPIRIAYPSRGITVLPLRLAQTQGLFQQERLDAELIQMRAGITVTAMASGDIQFGAPTDSIVRSAARGQPLKGVLSFVNKPMHYLVAKANFNTVEELRGKTLAINSFGASEQLTLWALLKAHGIDPDKKEVQVVGLGDSPVRLEALKRGIVDATVVLIPHVIIARNSGFKVLGHGGSYLELSTPGIGVTDQFLKEKRDQAKRTVRALVKAILFMRKNREESVRVAMSWLALDRDVAEKSYDMALDSFSEDGSPTLKGLQNSVALERQRVGIKEEIPLSKVFDFSLLQEVHAELKR, from the coding sequence ATGAGTCTGGGTATTCGGATGATTTTCATTTTCCTCAGTGCAGCTCTCGCCGCGGCATGCATGCCTTCGCGCGCCCGGGCGCAAAGCACCGGCAAGAACGAGCCGATCCGGATTGCCTATCCAAGCCGGGGCATTACTGTGCTGCCGTTGCGGCTGGCTCAGACCCAAGGCTTGTTTCAGCAGGAGCGATTGGACGCCGAGCTCATCCAGATGCGCGCGGGTATCACCGTCACCGCGATGGCCAGCGGCGATATTCAGTTCGGCGCGCCAACCGACTCCATCGTTAGGAGCGCCGCCCGCGGGCAGCCATTGAAAGGAGTCTTGTCCTTCGTCAATAAGCCGATGCATTATCTCGTCGCAAAGGCTAATTTTAATACCGTCGAAGAACTGCGCGGCAAAACCTTGGCGATCAATTCATTTGGTGCCTCGGAGCAGTTGACGCTCTGGGCGCTGTTAAAGGCCCATGGCATCGATCCCGACAAGAAAGAAGTGCAGGTGGTTGGCCTCGGCGACAGTCCGGTGCGGCTTGAAGCGTTAAAGCGCGGCATCGTCGACGCCACTGTGGTTTTGATCCCCCATGTGATCATTGCGCGCAACAGCGGCTTTAAAGTTCTCGGCCATGGCGGCAGCTATCTTGAATTGTCTACTCCCGGTATCGGGGTGACGGACCAATTCTTGAAAGAAAAACGCGATCAAGCCAAGCGCACGGTGCGCGCCTTGGTGAAAGCCATCCTCTTCATGCGAAAAAATCGCGAGGAGTCGGTGCGCGTGGCAATGAGTTGGCTGGCGCTCGACCGCGACGTAGCGGAAAAGTCCTACGACATGGCGCTCGACTCGTTCAGCGAGGACGGCAGCCCGACGTTAAAGGGGCTGCAGAACAGCGTAGCCCTGGAAAGACAGCGGGTAGGAATCAAGGAAGAGATTCCGCTCAGCAAGGTTTTCGATTTCAGTTTGCTCCAAGAAGTGCACGCGGAGCTGAAGCGGTGA
- a CDS encoding xanthine dehydrogenase family protein molybdopterin-binding subunit, whose amino-acid sequence MASMKTKRPNYSSIGKSAPRIEGEKKVSGKTLYTADHILPGTVWGKVLRSPYPHARIKRVNTERAKAHGGVLAVLTAADIPDVLTGRRLRDMPMLANDRVRFIGEKIAVVAALERDVAEEGAQLIEVEYEPLTPVFDPLAAIAEGAPELHEHMADYQGLPKIGTPPKNTYSHEEWLMGDIGRGFREADQIFEDRFATQHVHQSYLEPHSSVVFIDRDTGTIHVWVSNKVPYNTKNSLADAIGVPAEKIVIHVSTIGGDFGGKGALMDLPLCYFLARRLSRPVRMVMSYTEELTAANPRHAAQIVIKTGCKKDGRITARQIQVYWNGGAYGAMKPIPTVNLPGAVKAAGAYAIPNVRIDSYAIYTNSVPCGHFRSPGLAQLAFASESQIDMIAAAMKIDPLELRLRNALTDGFPTPDVKGMVDVKCKQVLETAAKTTNWKKKNLPAQVGRGMALSYRHVGLGDANARMRLNPDGKISILTTYADTGTGAHTILCQMVAEVLDVPLSQVGLEVGTTDAFRSESGTGASRVTFVLGQAVLEATAKLKSLICERAAAMLAVTSDQVALKNGRLSAAPANARSLSLAEFAKAAAEANLKLEVESYHSETETPPEGVFAACVAEVHVDLATGQVELRKLDTIHDVATILNPVGHQGQIDGGIMQGVGYVLMEELAMDEGRVTTANLGEYKIPNIQDIPQLKTTLVHSHEGASPFQSKEIGESAISQVAPAIANAVYDAVGVRIKDLPITAEKVFRALQAREAEKRNVSRR is encoded by the coding sequence ATGGCAAGCATGAAAACGAAACGGCCGAACTATTCCTCCATTGGTAAATCGGCGCCGCGCATCGAAGGCGAAAAGAAAGTTTCAGGAAAAACGCTTTACACCGCCGATCACATCCTGCCCGGCACGGTTTGGGGGAAAGTTTTGCGCAGTCCTTATCCGCACGCGCGGATTAAGCGGGTGAATACCGAACGGGCCAAGGCGCATGGCGGAGTTTTGGCCGTGCTTACAGCGGCGGACATTCCCGACGTGCTAACCGGGCGCCGGTTACGCGACATGCCGATGCTCGCCAATGATCGTGTGCGTTTCATCGGCGAAAAAATCGCCGTGGTGGCCGCCCTGGAGCGCGATGTCGCCGAGGAGGGCGCGCAACTGATCGAAGTCGAGTACGAGCCCTTGACGCCGGTGTTCGATCCCTTGGCGGCGATCGCCGAAGGCGCACCGGAGTTGCACGAACACATGGCGGATTATCAAGGCCTACCCAAGATCGGCACGCCGCCGAAAAATACTTATTCCCACGAAGAGTGGCTGATGGGTGACATCGGGCGCGGCTTTCGCGAGGCGGATCAGATTTTCGAAGATCGGTTTGCTACCCAGCATGTGCATCAATCCTATCTGGAGCCTCACTCCAGTGTCGTTTTCATCGACCGCGATACCGGCACCATTCACGTTTGGGTGAGTAATAAAGTTCCTTACAACACCAAGAATAGTCTCGCCGATGCCATCGGTGTGCCGGCGGAAAAGATCGTCATCCACGTTTCCACTATCGGTGGGGACTTCGGCGGCAAGGGTGCGCTGATGGATCTACCGTTGTGCTACTTCCTGGCGCGACGACTGAGCCGCCCGGTGCGCATGGTCATGAGCTATACCGAAGAGTTAACCGCGGCGAACCCGCGCCACGCCGCGCAGATAGTGATCAAGACCGGGTGCAAAAAAGATGGCCGGATCACGGCGCGGCAAATCCAGGTCTACTGGAACGGCGGCGCCTATGGAGCGATGAAACCGATTCCGACGGTCAATTTGCCCGGCGCCGTCAAAGCCGCCGGCGCTTACGCTATTCCTAACGTGCGCATCGACTCCTATGCGATCTACACCAACAGCGTGCCCTGCGGCCATTTCCGTTCGCCGGGGTTGGCGCAGTTGGCGTTTGCCAGCGAGTCGCAGATCGACATGATCGCTGCGGCGATGAAAATCGATCCGCTCGAGCTGCGGCTGCGCAACGCATTGACGGATGGCTTTCCGACGCCGGACGTCAAAGGCATGGTCGACGTCAAGTGCAAGCAAGTTCTGGAGACGGCAGCGAAGACGACGAATTGGAAAAAAAAGAATCTGCCGGCTCAGGTTGGACGCGGCATGGCGCTGTCCTATCGCCATGTGGGGCTCGGCGATGCCAATGCCCGCATGCGGCTTAATCCCGATGGCAAGATTTCGATCTTGACCACCTACGCTGACACGGGCACAGGCGCGCACACGATTCTTTGCCAGATGGTGGCGGAAGTTCTCGATGTGCCTTTGAGCCAAGTCGGGCTCGAAGTCGGCACCACCGACGCATTTCGCTCGGAGTCGGGTACCGGCGCAAGCCGGGTGACTTTCGTGCTGGGCCAGGCGGTGTTGGAAGCCACCGCGAAGTTGAAATCATTGATCTGCGAACGGGCGGCGGCAATGTTGGCTGTGACGAGCGATCAAGTGGCGTTGAAGAACGGCCGCTTAAGCGCTGCGCCGGCCAATGCCCGCTCTCTCTCGCTGGCGGAGTTCGCCAAAGCTGCCGCCGAGGCAAATCTAAAACTTGAAGTCGAGAGTTATCATTCTGAGACCGAGACGCCGCCCGAGGGTGTCTTTGCCGCCTGCGTTGCCGAGGTCCACGTCGACCTGGCGACCGGCCAGGTGGAGTTGCGCAAATTGGATACAATCCATGACGTGGCGACGATTCTCAACCCGGTGGGCCATCAGGGGCAGATCGACGGCGGCATCATGCAAGGCGTGGGTTACGTGCTCATGGAAGAATTGGCCATGGACGAGGGACGCGTGACGACGGCGAATCTTGGCGAATACAAGATTCCCAACATTCAAGATATTCCGCAGCTCAAAACCACGCTGGTGCACAGCCACGAAGGCGCGTCGCCGTTTCAAAGCAAGGAAATCGGCGAAAGCGCGATATCCCAAGTCGCACCGGCCATCGCCAACGCGGTTTACGACGCTGTCGGCGTGCGCATCAAAGATCTGCCGATTACGGCGGAGAAAGTTTTTCGCGCCTTGCAGGCGCGCGAAGCGGAGAAACGAAACGTCTCAAGAAGGTGA
- a CDS encoding (2Fe-2S)-binding protein, with protein MAKLKLDVNGEANEIEAAETALLLDTLREGLGLTGTKRGCETSHCGACTVMLDGVAVHSCVVLAARCEGKAITTVEGLAQDGELNNLQRLFLKHGALQCGYCTPGMLMAATALLRRNPKPTLDDVKNGLDGNLCRCTGYTGIFEAIQACAQGAK; from the coding sequence ATGGCAAAGCTTAAACTCGATGTCAACGGCGAGGCGAACGAGATCGAGGCGGCCGAGACCGCATTGCTTTTGGATACACTTCGAGAAGGGCTCGGGCTTACCGGCACCAAGCGTGGCTGCGAGACCAGCCACTGCGGCGCCTGTACGGTCATGCTCGATGGAGTGGCGGTCCACAGTTGTGTGGTTCTGGCCGCGCGCTGCGAAGGGAAAGCGATCACCACGGTTGAGGGGCTCGCCCAGGACGGTGAGTTGAACAACTTGCAGCGATTGTTTCTGAAACACGGTGCGCTGCAATGCGGCTATTGCACGCCTGGCATGTTGATGGCCGCCACCGCGCTGTTGCGGCGCAATCCTAAGCCGACTTTGGATGATGTGAAAAACGGCCTGGACGGCAACCTGTGCCGTTGCACCGGTTACACCGGCATCTTCGAGGCGATACAGGCGTGCGCGCAGGGCGCCAAATAG
- a CDS encoding UbiD family decarboxylase gives MPFNDLREFITFLESKGELLRTKKPVDVKFEISSYIRKTSDQRGPALLFENVKNFAMPVLGGVFATRERAFLALETSHEGYVHKFQDALDHLLAPKLVTNAPCKEVVYTGKDVDLGKLPVPIFSERDPAPFITLGLCISRDPKTGGKNTSIYRLQLKGRNRLGIMAQHLVRQLIEAESIGEGLPIAIAIGTDPVLPLATQWMAPYGTDELALAGALRGAPVEVVKAETVDLEVPATAEIIIEGMVLPNVREEEGPFGEVSGYYTPSNPKPVIEVSAITHRKNPIYQAALTGMPTTENHILKQLPLEATYYWQLKKEFPGVTAVHFPAAGTVGMTCVIAMKQAYECEARNLIAAMIGTRRNKITIVVDDDVDIFDMEKVWWAITTRTQADEDVIVFPRVVATAMDPSVRKLRVGSSLGIDATVPFGQRFPEIVTVPGADKVSLDDLK, from the coding sequence ATGCCGTTTAACGATTTAAGAGAGTTCATAACTTTCCTTGAGAGCAAAGGAGAGTTGCTGAGAACCAAGAAGCCGGTGGATGTGAAGTTTGAAATCTCTTCCTACATCCGCAAGACCAGCGATCAACGCGGGCCGGCCTTGCTTTTCGAGAACGTGAAAAATTTCGCTATGCCGGTCTTGGGCGGCGTTTTTGCGACCCGTGAGCGGGCTTTTCTCGCCTTGGAAACTTCCCACGAGGGTTACGTCCATAAGTTTCAAGACGCATTGGATCATTTGTTGGCGCCCAAGTTGGTTACAAATGCGCCGTGCAAAGAGGTTGTCTATACGGGCAAAGACGTCGACCTGGGAAAATTGCCGGTGCCGATTTTTTCCGAACGAGATCCCGCGCCGTTCATCACGCTCGGATTGTGCATTAGCCGCGACCCAAAAACCGGCGGGAAAAACACTTCGATTTATCGCTTGCAGCTCAAAGGCCGCAATCGCTTGGGCATCATGGCGCAACATTTGGTGCGCCAACTGATCGAAGCGGAGTCGATCGGTGAGGGCTTGCCGATCGCCATCGCCATCGGCACCGATCCGGTGCTACCGTTGGCGACTCAATGGATGGCGCCTTATGGAACCGATGAGTTGGCGCTGGCGGGGGCGCTTCGCGGCGCGCCGGTGGAAGTGGTGAAAGCCGAGACGGTGGATCTGGAAGTGCCGGCGACCGCGGAAATCATTATTGAGGGCATGGTACTACCCAACGTTCGCGAGGAAGAAGGGCCGTTTGGCGAAGTGTCGGGCTATTACACGCCGTCCAATCCGAAACCGGTGATCGAAGTGAGCGCGATTACCCACCGCAAAAATCCGATCTACCAGGCGGCGCTCACCGGCATGCCGACCACCGAGAATCATATTCTCAAGCAGCTGCCCTTGGAGGCTACTTACTATTGGCAGCTCAAAAAAGAATTTCCCGGCGTCACCGCGGTGCATTTTCCCGCGGCGGGCACGGTGGGGATGACCTGCGTGATCGCCATGAAGCAGGCTTACGAATGTGAGGCACGCAATCTGATCGCCGCGATGATCGGCACGCGGCGCAACAAGATCACCATCGTGGTTGACGACGACGTTGATATTTTCGACATGGAAAAAGTTTGGTGGGCGATCACCACTAGGACCCAGGCGGATGAAGACGTAATTGTGTTTCCACGGGTGGTGGCAACGGCCATGGACCCGTCGGTGCGCAAGTTGCGCGTCGGCTCCAGTCTCGGTATCGACGCCACGGTGCCCTTCGGCCAGCGCTTTCCGGAAATCGTCACCGTGCCGGGCGCGGACAAAGTATCGCTGGATGATTTGAAATAA
- a CDS encoding xanthine dehydrogenase family protein subunit M has protein sequence MERKLIRPKSVDEALSHRAQYGKDALPIAGGQSLLVMLRNKLIDPKVLLDLETLGELRGHQLQAEGFTIGAMTTFYGLLSSAEVRSSLPILAQAASKVGSTAIRNLGTIGGNLCHNEPGADLPPALLVLNASVELRRRGGVRKVLLTEFFRGYFETAVAPDEILCRVEIPALPGGAVGAYIKHSISAEDLAIAGVAVVVVPDDKKSGAVREVRIGLGGVAPMPFRATRSENALNGTVLSSESIRAAVEFAAEAADPMGDPHASAEYRRKMVKVLVRRAIAAAMQQAERNGHGKA, from the coding sequence ATGGAAAGAAAATTAATTAGACCGAAGTCAGTGGATGAGGCTTTGAGCCACCGGGCGCAGTACGGTAAAGACGCGTTACCCATCGCCGGCGGACAGTCGCTCTTGGTGATGCTGCGTAACAAGCTGATTGATCCGAAAGTGCTGCTCGACCTGGAAACGCTCGGCGAGTTGCGCGGGCACCAGCTCCAGGCGGAAGGCTTTACGATCGGCGCGATGACGACTTTTTACGGTCTCTTGTCGTCTGCGGAGGTGCGATCAAGCTTGCCGATTTTGGCGCAGGCGGCGTCCAAGGTCGGCTCCACGGCGATCAGAAATTTGGGCACCATTGGCGGGAATCTCTGTCACAACGAACCCGGCGCCGATCTGCCGCCCGCGCTGCTGGTGCTCAACGCCTCCGTGGAGCTGCGCCGCCGCGGCGGAGTGAGGAAAGTGCTGTTGACGGAGTTTTTTCGAGGTTATTTCGAAACCGCAGTCGCGCCGGATGAAATTCTTTGCCGGGTGGAGATACCGGCTCTGCCCGGCGGAGCCGTCGGCGCATACATCAAGCACTCGATCAGCGCCGAAGATCTCGCCATCGCGGGCGTAGCCGTAGTGGTTGTGCCGGACGACAAAAAGTCCGGCGCCGTGCGTGAGGTACGCATCGGTTTGGGCGGAGTCGCGCCGATGCCGTTTCGCGCGACTCGATCTGAAAACGCGCTCAATGGCACGGTATTGAGTAGCGAGTCGATCCGCGCGGCGGTGGAATTCGCCGCTGAGGCAGCGGACCCGATGGGCGACCCGCACGCGTCGGCGGAGTATCGGCGCAAAATGGTCAAGGTCTTGGTTCGACGGGCAATCGCCGCGGCGATGCAGCAAGCGGAAAGGAACGGACATGGCAAAGCTTAA
- a CDS encoding ABC transporter substrate-binding protein, translated as MNSAAQVANKQFWSGFMKWAFTRLILFVLVALGVDTARGAEFTKLRVGILATGEFCQTYIAQKKGFFAKNGLDVELIYFQGGSQVIQAMLGGDLPLTVTAGPEGVVAKLQGADIALLLANNPTMHFSLFVTPEIKKTEDLRGKTAGISRFGSASDFSIRYIFKSMGLADRDVTIVQIGDNPSRLAALKTNAIQASVFTTPNTVRARKAGFVSMVDAYKLGLKFQGSGIAASGAFLRDHRPIVEQFVKGFLEGVAYAKTHKEESLPLIKAFMKLRDQDEVEDSYQVIILDVQPRKPYPLKEAVETVLRTVESTIPKAKIVKPEDMIDDSIIRRLDQSGFIDALYR; from the coding sequence ATGAACTCTGCGGCGCAGGTCGCAAACAAACAATTTTGGAGTGGGTTTATGAAGTGGGCATTCACTCGCTTGATTTTATTCGTCCTTGTGGCGCTAGGCGTCGATACCGCCCGCGGCGCGGAGTTCACTAAATTACGAGTTGGCATTCTCGCTACCGGAGAGTTTTGCCAGACTTATATCGCGCAGAAAAAAGGGTTCTTCGCGAAAAATGGTCTCGACGTCGAGCTGATTTATTTTCAGGGCGGCTCTCAAGTGATTCAAGCCATGCTCGGCGGCGATCTGCCGTTGACCGTCACCGCGGGGCCCGAAGGAGTGGTCGCTAAGCTCCAGGGGGCTGACATCGCGCTGCTCTTGGCCAACAATCCGACCATGCATTTTAGTCTCTTCGTGACTCCCGAGATTAAAAAAACTGAAGACCTACGCGGCAAGACGGCGGGCATCAGCCGATTCGGATCGGCCAGTGATTTTTCCATCCGGTATATCTTTAAGTCCATGGGGTTGGCGGATCGTGATGTGACGATCGTGCAGATCGGCGATAACCCTAGCCGGCTCGCGGCGCTGAAAACTAATGCGATTCAAGCGTCGGTTTTTACTACGCCCAATACCGTGCGCGCTCGCAAGGCCGGTTTTGTCTCTATGGTTGATGCCTATAAGTTGGGGCTCAAGTTCCAGGGCAGCGGCATTGCTGCCAGCGGCGCCTTTCTGCGCGACCACCGCCCGATCGTCGAACAATTCGTGAAAGGATTTTTAGAAGGTGTGGCCTACGCCAAGACCCACAAAGAAGAAAGTCTGCCGTTGATCAAAGCGTTCATGAAGCTGCGGGATCAAGATGAAGTCGAAGATAGTTACCAAGTCATTATTCTCGACGTCCAACCGCGCAAGCCTTATCCGTTGAAAGAGGCGGTCGAAACGGTTTTGCGTACCGTCGAAAGCACGATTCCGAAAGCGAAAATCGTAAAGCCGGAGGATATGATCGACGATTCGATAATTCGGCGGCTTGACCAGAGCGGTTTTATCGACGCGCTCTATCGATGA
- a CDS encoding ABC transporter substrate-binding protein — protein sequence MKKMSMILALLSILIYLAAAQGAWAQMQKVKIAVSSRGIAFIDLYIAEHRGFFREEGLEPELIQVAANVATAALNAGEVDALGAVGLAARASQSGLPVKVLAVTGHRALFWLVSKPELKSIADLKGTSLGITSRNGSQHLVASRLLAAGGIDPAKDVSTVVIGGAPALLQALIAGSIQVTALSPPTIIVARDKFKINILAEPPKDFFSTQGGFAVSDRALVEKRDLVRRMLRARTKAYRYFHENEKGTSETLAKYTRLDLATTTETYQMSKFGFTASSVLSDKEMEVLLKDDAKTLGLSQPVAPAKVFDFSLQREVNKELGIK from the coding sequence ATGAAAAAGATGTCGATGATCCTTGCCCTATTGTCGATTCTCATCTATTTGGCTGCCGCCCAAGGCGCGTGGGCGCAAATGCAGAAGGTCAAGATCGCCGTGTCGAGCCGCGGCATCGCGTTCATCGATCTTTACATCGCCGAGCATCGTGGATTTTTTCGCGAAGAGGGTCTCGAACCTGAGCTTATTCAGGTCGCCGCCAACGTCGCGACTGCCGCATTGAATGCCGGCGAAGTGGATGCGCTTGGCGCTGTTGGACTAGCCGCGCGTGCGAGCCAGAGCGGCTTACCGGTCAAAGTGCTGGCGGTGACCGGTCACCGCGCGCTCTTTTGGTTGGTGAGCAAGCCGGAACTCAAATCGATCGCGGATCTCAAGGGCACGAGTCTTGGAATCACGTCGCGCAATGGCAGCCAGCATCTTGTCGCAAGCCGGCTGCTAGCCGCGGGCGGTATCGATCCCGCCAAAGATGTGTCGACGGTCGTGATCGGCGGGGCGCCGGCATTGTTGCAAGCCTTGATCGCCGGTTCGATTCAGGTCACCGCGCTCTCGCCGCCGACGATAATCGTCGCGCGTGATAAGTTCAAGATAAATATCCTGGCCGAGCCGCCCAAGGATTTTTTCAGCACCCAGGGAGGTTTCGCGGTTAGCGACCGAGCTCTGGTCGAAAAGCGAGATCTGGTGCGGCGCATGCTGCGCGCGCGAACCAAAGCGTACCGTTACTTTCATGAAAACGAGAAAGGCACCAGCGAAACGCTGGCGAAATACACCCGGCTCGATCTCGCCACCACGACGGAAACCTATCAAATGTCCAAGTTTGGGTTTACGGCCAGCAGCGTGCTGAGCGACAAGGAGATGGAAGTTCTGTTGAAGGATGACGCCAAAACATTGGGGCTGTCTCAACCCGTAGCGCCGGCGAAAGTATTCGATTTTAGCCTCCAGCGCGAGGTCAACAAGGAGTTGGGGATCAAATGA